The Qipengyuania pelagi genome segment GCCTAGGACATGAAGGCTCTCCGCCCAGTCGAGTACTTGATACTGCCACGCTGGGGAGAGTGTATGAAAGGGCATCGGGGGTATAGCGACCAATCCGGCAAGCCGCAGAGGCTGCACCGGCTGTATCGCCGACCACATCGCCCATCCGCTCAGCGGAAGTAGCGCGAACAGGCCATAGAAAAGGTACTGTGTGATATGTGCTGCCGTGCTCTGCCAGCTTGGCGCATCGGCGTCGTTGACCGGATCGGGGACAAAAAGCCGCCAGCCAAACCTCAAGATGGCGAGGAACAGAATGGTCAGCCCCAGCTCGCTATGCAATTCGTAGGTGGCAAGCTTGCTTGCCCCGACGGGATAGCGCGACATCATCCAACCTGAGCCGAGCTGAAAGAGAACCAACCCTGCCATTATCCAGTGAAACCAGACACCGACCGGAGAATACTTCCCATGCTCGGTATAACTGACCGCCCATCTTCGGATTAGGTCATGAAGCCTCATGCAGCCGCTCTGTTACCAAGCGATCGATAGAGTATCGTCAATGCAGCGATTAGATAGACCAGGCTCGCGGGGGCCCACATAACGATACCCGCAATCTGCTGATCCTCGATCGGCGAGAGACCCCACAAGCGGGTCGTTAGCCAATGTGGCGCATAATACGCACGGTGCGCAAAGGTAAGTAGCGCGCCAAGTGCCCCCATTGCGACCATCGTCGCCAACAGCCCTGTCGCGGCAGCTGGAGCCGGCGATCGAATGACCTTGACCCACCAGGCTGCTGCCGTGGCGACAATGCTGATTTGCATGAGCCAGAAAACCGCGTCGCTACTCATCGCCAGTTCGTACAATTGAGGAGCATGCCAGGCCCAGAAGGTGATGGCATGTACCGCAGTCCATACGGTCAACGTCCCGGGCAAGCTCTTGTCCTCGAGCCGAAAGGCCGCAATGAGCAATGGGGCGAAGACCGCTGCGAGTATGACATCGTGGATGATGCGAACTGTGAACAATGCGGATCCGAGCGCGCAGAAGGGGCTGATGTAGAGAAGGCAGAAGACGATCAGGAGTGCGTATGTCGGCGTGGCTCTCAGACTTTCGCGTTGCCAATATGCGCCCCCTACCACGACCAGAAGGCAGGCGACCAATTCGGGTGCGAAATTCCAATTGGTTAACCAGCCCCCAGGATCTGGAGCTTTTCCGCAATAGGGCAACCAATCGTGCAGCATCCGTCTCCCGTGAGCGTGTGGTTAGATCAGCAATAAAGCTCACAACAGTCTTTGGTGTCCTGCAAACCGACGCAATGAGCAGATAGCGATCGCAACCTAGGATGAAAGACGCTCGGACAGAATTTAGGGTCCCGAGAGCATGTAGGTAGGCCATAATCGGTGAACCGCATTCGCTCTGATCATACCCGTGAGCCAGGTGAAGGTCGGCTTTGGCTACAATCGCGTCTGAAGCCGACCGTCCGCTACCGGCCCAAAGACGCCAGGCTGCTCTCCGTGGGACCTGTCGGTCGGCTCAGCGCCCCAAATCCAGACGTTCATGATCAGTCCCGAACAGATTGAAAGCGGCCGCATTTCTTAGTTCGATTTATCCCAGATTCGGGAGCATCTCGACCCAGAGAGGGAAACGAACGGACTCGAGAGACCGTCACTTCAGTGTCACTTAGGAATTTGAGTTAGAGACGAGGCATGGCCGCGAGCGAACTTGAGGGATCTCGGCTATCAGTTGCCAAGCCTGTCACCTAATTGTAACCTGCGCTGGAATTGGGGGTCGTATGAGAGAAGTGGGTCCCATAGCCGAATTGCCGCCAGCCGTGACACTTCGTGCGGCGAACATTGTGGCAAAGACCTCCAGCGCGATTGGCCGAAGTTTCTTCCCCGCCCTCAGTCAAGCCCTGGCTCAGGAATTTGGTGTTCGGTGGGTCTTCGTTGGACAGTTCGAGCCATCAGAATGGGATACTGCATCGACGCTCGCATTCTGGGACGACGGCCCCGCTGTCAACTTCTCCTACCACTTGGCCAACACTCCTTGCGCAGATGTTAGAGACAACCGCGCTTGTTGCTTTCCCGATAACATTCAGCAGTTGTTTCCGCAGGACCACATGCTCGCCGAGATGGGTGCGCGAAGCTATGCGGGCGCGCCTTTGCGCGCAGCGGATGGACGTGTGTTGGGGCTGATCGCCATGCTCGATACAGAGCCGTTCGCCTGCTCTGACACGATCATTCAGGTTCTAGAATTGTGTTCGGGCCGGGCCGCTGCCGAACTCGAACGTATCGTGACGGCTTCACTGAATGAACGGTTAGGTCGAATTATTGAAGCTTCAATCAGCGAAGCTTACGTTTTCGATGGGAGCACCTATCGATTCGAACTCGTGAATAGAGGTGCGCGCGAAAATTTGGGTTACTCAATGCCCGAACTGCGCAAATTGACTCCATGGGATCTGAAGCCCGAGTTTTCGAAAAGAGAGTTTCTCGATTATGTCGATCCGCTCAAGACCGGACAGGTTCCAGTATTGCGCTTCGAAACCAACCATCTGAGAAAAGACGGAACGACTTATCCTGTCGCTGTCGAGCTTCAGTACTTCCCCGATGCTGGTTCAGTATTTTTTGCTTCTATTTCAGATGAGACCGAACGAAAGAAACAGGAAGAGCGCGAACAGTTGCTCCTACGCGAAGTCAACCATCGCGCGAAGAATATCCTTGCGGTCGTGCAGGTGCTCGCTCGACAATCTGCCAAACACGAGCCGGAGGATTTCTTAAACCGGCTAGAGGTGCGGATTGCCGCTCTAGCAGCCAGCCACGACGTACTTGTAAACCACGCATGGCAAGAAGTTCCATTGGAAGAGCTCGTGCGTTCGCAATTGGGCCATTTCGAAAGTTTGATTGGCGATCGTATCAATCTTGATGGGCCAGCTTTGACAATGCTCCCAAGCGCAGCGCAGTCTTTCGGAATGACTTTGCACGAGCTCGCAACCAACGCAGCCAAATATGGTGCTCTCGCTAACGAGTCGGGGACGGTAACCATCTCCTGGGAGCTGACGGTC includes the following:
- a CDS encoding cytochrome b; protein product: MRLHDLIRRWAVSYTEHGKYSPVGVWFHWIMAGLVLFQLGSGWMMSRYPVGASKLATYELHSELGLTILFLAILRFGWRLFVPDPVNDADAPSWQSTAAHITQYLFYGLFALLPLSGWAMWSAIQPVQPLRLAGLVAIPPMPFHTLSPAWQYQVLDWAESLHVLGVIGLALLVPLHVIAALKHHFWDRDDTVRGILPEIRDDETAPDHTQYTPRVG
- a CDS encoding cytochrome c oxidase assembly protein; protein product: MLHDWLPYCGKAPDPGGWLTNWNFAPELVACLLVVVGGAYWQRESLRATPTYALLIVFCLLYISPFCALGSALFTVRIIHDVILAAVFAPLLIAAFRLEDKSLPGTLTVWTAVHAITFWAWHAPQLYELAMSSDAVFWLMQISIVATAAAWWVKVIRSPAPAAATGLLATMVAMGALGALLTFAHRAYYAPHWLTTRLWGLSPIEDQQIAGIVMWAPASLVYLIAALTILYRSLGNRAAA
- a CDS encoding HWE histidine kinase domain-containing protein → MAKTSSAIGRSFFPALSQALAQEFGVRWVFVGQFEPSEWDTASTLAFWDDGPAVNFSYHLANTPCADVRDNRACCFPDNIQQLFPQDHMLAEMGARSYAGAPLRAADGRVLGLIAMLDTEPFACSDTIIQVLELCSGRAAAELERIVTASLNERLGRIIEASISEAYVFDGSTYRFELVNRGARENLGYSMPELRKLTPWDLKPEFSKREFLDYVDPLKTGQVPVLRFETNHLRKDGTTYPVAVELQYFPDAGSVFFASISDETERKKQEEREQLLLREVNHRAKNILAVVQVLARQSAKHEPEDFLNRLEVRIAALAASHDVLVNHAWQEVPLEELVRSQLGHFESLIGDRINLDGPALTMLPSAAQSFGMTLHELATNAAKYGALANESGTVTISWELTVNKEGERVLDLRWEELGGLEVTAPDRQGFGSMLIERSLAQQFGCKVQIDYRPEGLTSRFSVPSKLVLAS